In a single window of the Arthrobacter zhangbolii genome:
- a CDS encoding NlpC/P60 family protein — MTSTTERARHRAPVERTTTLNALAGAVSANAGTVGRQAAVIAAASGLVLTTGVAANASGAETLRDVRTSNLNLSAAQPVQVPETIQVSFERDGINGVITAPEPVPAETPTLTVQAQEVVPATANTNAQGGATTGAATAAPAAATPSPAPEVPSGVGATIAAAAYAQLGVSQDCTMLATNSLAAAGINFHGWPAGYLSLGRTVSAAEAMPGDLIYYADGGMGMAHIAVYVGGGQAVHGGFNGNSTVVAPAELGSGGVYIRVGG; from the coding sequence ATGACCTCGACAACTGAGCGCGCCCGCCACCGGGCGCCGGTGGAACGCACCACTACGCTGAACGCACTCGCCGGTGCCGTGAGCGCCAACGCAGGAACAGTGGGCCGCCAGGCCGCTGTTATTGCCGCGGCCTCGGGGCTGGTACTGACAACCGGCGTTGCCGCCAATGCCTCCGGTGCGGAGACCCTGCGCGATGTCCGCACCAGCAACCTGAACCTTTCCGCGGCCCAGCCCGTCCAGGTACCGGAGACCATTCAGGTCTCCTTCGAGCGGGACGGGATCAACGGTGTGATCACCGCTCCCGAGCCTGTGCCGGCCGAGACGCCCACGCTGACCGTACAGGCCCAGGAAGTAGTTCCCGCCACGGCCAACACCAATGCCCAGGGCGGCGCCACCACCGGTGCCGCAACTGCAGCACCGGCCGCGGCAACCCCGTCACCGGCACCGGAAGTTCCTTCCGGAGTTGGCGCAACCATCGCGGCCGCAGCTTACGCCCAGCTTGGCGTCAGCCAGGACTGCACCATGCTGGCCACCAATTCGCTGGCTGCCGCAGGCATCAACTTCCACGGATGGCCGGCCGGCTACCTGTCCCTTGGACGGACGGTCAGTGCAGCCGAGGCCATGCCCGGAGACCTGATCTACTACGCCGACGGCGGCATGGGCATGGCCCACATTGCCGTCTACGTAGGCGGCGGACAGGCAGTACACGGCGGGTTCAACGGAAACAGCACAGTGGTTGCTCCGGCGGAGCTTGGCTCCGGCGGCGTTTACATCCGCGTAGGCGGCTAA
- a CDS encoding HNH endonuclease, whose translation MRTLVLNAGYEPLAVITFRRALVLVLNGKASVVAESGEPVAGPNEIFPRPSVILLHRYVKIPYREGTVATRRGVLRRDNHECAYCGKAAATVDHVVPRSRGGDDSWENLVACCLRCNNTKGDKTLAQLGWQLRISPKAPRGARWQIRELERPSPQWDPFLQNDTAA comes from the coding sequence ATGCGCACTCTCGTTCTGAATGCTGGATACGAACCGCTGGCCGTGATTACCTTCCGCCGGGCCCTGGTACTGGTCCTCAACGGAAAGGCAAGCGTGGTAGCCGAGAGCGGTGAACCCGTGGCCGGGCCAAATGAGATTTTTCCCCGGCCCTCCGTGATCCTGCTGCACCGTTATGTGAAAATTCCCTACCGCGAGGGCACTGTTGCCACCCGCCGGGGAGTACTGCGCCGGGATAACCATGAATGCGCTTATTGCGGCAAGGCTGCGGCGACGGTGGACCACGTAGTGCCCCGCTCCCGCGGCGGAGATGACAGCTGGGAGAATCTCGTAGCCTGCTGCCTGCGCTGCAACAACACCAAAGGGGATAAGACCCTGGCGCAACTCGGGTGGCAGCTGCGCATTTCGCCCAAGGCGCCCCGCGGAGCCCGCTGGCAGATCCGTGAACTGGAACGGCCGTCCCCGCAGTGGGACCCCTTCCTGCAGAATGACACGGCTGCCTGA
- the mobA gene encoding molybdenum cofactor guanylyltransferase: protein MPGPPDHAAIILAGGRSSRLGGVPKALLLADGKTLLETTLAAVPDARPVCVAGPPQLAPLLARSAPEAVLVREEPAFGGPAAAVAAGILAMTDPPEWTLVLACDMPGIAAAIETLLCSATGSESLLAVDAEGYMQPLAGIYRTADLLSAVNVPAPGQLTNMSMKGLLARVQWRGVQVSPMSTADVDTWADAMSLGVSATDMQQQCLRHGPSEAKEHEWQASRNNSKHGAAGC from the coding sequence ATGCCCGGACCCCCGGATCACGCGGCAATTATCCTGGCCGGCGGCCGCTCCAGCCGTCTGGGCGGTGTGCCCAAGGCACTGTTGCTGGCGGACGGTAAAACGCTGCTGGAAACCACCCTTGCCGCGGTCCCCGACGCGCGGCCGGTATGCGTCGCCGGCCCGCCTCAGCTGGCCCCGCTCCTGGCCCGGTCTGCACCGGAGGCGGTGCTGGTCCGTGAAGAACCCGCCTTCGGCGGACCGGCGGCAGCAGTGGCGGCCGGCATCCTGGCCATGACCGATCCGCCCGAATGGACGCTGGTGCTGGCCTGCGACATGCCCGGTATCGCGGCCGCCATAGAGACACTGCTGTGCTCAGCGACGGGATCCGAGAGCCTGCTGGCGGTGGACGCCGAGGGATATATGCAGCCACTTGCAGGGATCTACCGCACGGCGGACCTGCTCTCCGCAGTGAATGTTCCTGCGCCCGGACAGCTGACAAACATGTCGATGAAGGGGCTGCTTGCTAGGGTGCAATGGAGGGGTGTGCAGGTTTCCCCCATGAGTACGGCCGATGTTGACACCTGGGCGGACGCGATGTCCCTGGGTGTGAGCGCCACGGACATGCAGCAGCAGTGCCTGCGGCATGGACCCAGCGAAGCGAAGGAGCACGAATGGCAAGCCAGCAGGAACAACTCGAAGCATGGAGCGGCAGGTTGCTGA
- a CDS encoding DUF6457 domain-containing protein — translation MASQQEQLEAWSGRLLRALELEGTPVEVSAVLDLAAAAAHSVVRPAAPLTTFIAGYAAGLAAGSGQADDAVAMRSAMAVAAGECAGAAAEKGGME, via the coding sequence ATGGCAAGCCAGCAGGAACAACTCGAAGCATGGAGCGGCAGGTTGCTGAGGGCCCTTGAGCTCGAAGGCACTCCGGTGGAGGTTTCCGCCGTCCTTGACCTCGCGGCAGCCGCGGCACACAGCGTGGTGCGTCCGGCGGCGCCGTTGACCACCTTCATCGCGGGTTACGCTGCGGGCCTGGCAGCAGGCAGCGGCCAGGCGGATGACGCGGTGGCCATGCGTTCGGCGATGGCGGTGGCGGCCGGCGAATGCGCCGGCGCAGCTGCAGAGAAAGGGGGAATGGAATGA
- a CDS encoding molybdopterin molybdotransferase MoeA, with translation MSEPSVPVILPVQPNASWAQARHAAYAAARPLPYETVPLDEALGRILALETAALQPVPHYASAAMDGWAVAGPPPWTVITTKEPEVERWQIHRESGRRALQPGEAVAILTGGLIPEGADSVLRSESGTVSGDEVPVLTLNDRAEGVQPRQGEHIRPAGEEASAGETTIPAGKLLNPAHIALAAVCGHDTLPVLRSPRVSLLLTGDEVIEAGLPEPGQVRDTFGPQLPQLITMLGGRVDVVRRLPDRLEEVVAALSSEEANDELSIAMSSGDVLITTGATGRSEADHLRRALEEVDAELLIDGIAMRPGHPTMLARLRDGRLLVALPGNPLAAMMAVFTLVQPLLDGLRGAPISRERHVLAGVDLEPLPGRTRLVPCTIQEDRAMPSPYFRSGMLRGLAEADAVMVVPAEGCIRDQAVMALPLPWQVNQAPAG, from the coding sequence ATGAGTGAACCCTCGGTTCCTGTCATCCTCCCCGTGCAGCCCAACGCGTCCTGGGCCCAGGCCCGGCATGCCGCGTACGCCGCAGCCCGTCCGTTGCCCTATGAGACGGTACCCCTGGACGAAGCCCTGGGGCGGATCCTCGCGCTGGAAACCGCTGCGCTGCAGCCCGTGCCGCATTACGCCTCGGCGGCCATGGACGGGTGGGCTGTGGCCGGCCCGCCGCCCTGGACGGTCATCACCACCAAGGAACCGGAAGTAGAGCGCTGGCAGATTCACCGCGAATCCGGGCGCCGGGCACTGCAGCCCGGCGAGGCCGTGGCCATCCTTACGGGCGGACTCATCCCAGAGGGCGCGGATTCGGTGCTGCGTTCGGAAAGCGGTACGGTGTCCGGCGATGAAGTGCCGGTGCTGACGCTGAATGACCGTGCGGAAGGCGTCCAGCCCCGGCAGGGTGAACACATCCGTCCGGCCGGCGAGGAAGCATCGGCAGGCGAAACCACCATCCCGGCAGGGAAGCTGCTGAATCCTGCGCACATCGCCCTGGCCGCCGTCTGCGGGCACGATACCCTCCCCGTATTGCGCTCCCCGAGGGTTTCCCTGCTGCTGACCGGCGACGAGGTGATCGAAGCGGGGCTGCCTGAACCGGGCCAGGTCCGGGACACGTTCGGGCCGCAGCTGCCGCAGCTAATCACCATGCTTGGCGGACGGGTGGACGTGGTGCGGCGCCTGCCGGACCGGCTCGAGGAGGTAGTGGCCGCACTCAGCAGCGAGGAGGCCAATGACGAACTCTCCATTGCAATGTCCTCCGGGGACGTGCTGATCACCACCGGTGCCACGGGGCGCTCCGAGGCAGACCATCTGCGCCGGGCCCTGGAGGAAGTGGACGCCGAGCTGCTGATCGACGGCATTGCCATGCGGCCGGGACATCCCACCATGCTGGCAAGGCTGAGGGACGGCAGGCTGCTGGTGGCGCTGCCTGGCAACCCCCTGGCTGCGATGATGGCGGTCTTCACACTGGTTCAGCCGCTGCTGGACGGGCTGCGCGGCGCACCGATTTCCCGTGAGCGGCATGTGCTGGCGGGAGTGGACCTGGAGCCGCTGCCGGGCAGGACGCGCCTGGTTCCGTGCACCATCCAGGAGGACCGGGCCATGCCCTCGCCGTATTTCCGCTCCGGCATGCTCCGTGGGCTGGCTGAAGCCGATGCAGTGATGGTGGTCCCCGCGGAGGGCTGCATCCGTGACCAGGCGGTTATGGCCCTTCCACTGCCGTGGCAGGTCAATCAGGCCCCCGCGGGCTAG
- the fdhD gene encoding formate dehydrogenase accessory sulfurtransferase FdhD, which produces MGRVTQRGRVTRFRLDGHTGTREDVLAGEEPLEIRLNGTSFTVTMRTPGDDFDLVAGFLVSEGVIWEPGQLISLRYCAGVDEEGKQTFNVVDVQLRPGTALPDTGMERHVYTSSSCGICGTASIEAVRKSSHFDAAGDNVRLPLQMLAELPDRLREGQKVFDRTGGVHAAGLFSAEGELLCLREDVGRHNAVDKVVGWALRAGMLPLRGAVLQVSGRASFELVQKAQLAGIPVLAAVSAPSALSVELAKDAGMTLIGFSRGSSLNCYSAPERIVAPVPAAL; this is translated from the coding sequence ATGGGACGGGTTACCCAACGAGGACGGGTTACGCGGTTCCGGCTGGACGGACATACCGGCACCCGCGAGGACGTGCTGGCGGGGGAGGAGCCGCTGGAAATACGGCTGAACGGCACCTCCTTTACCGTCACGATGCGCACCCCTGGTGACGACTTCGATCTGGTGGCCGGTTTCCTGGTCTCCGAAGGAGTGATCTGGGAACCCGGCCAGCTCATCAGCCTGCGCTACTGCGCAGGGGTGGACGAGGAAGGGAAACAGACCTTCAACGTTGTTGACGTCCAGCTGCGTCCCGGTACTGCGCTGCCGGACACCGGCATGGAGCGGCACGTCTATACCTCCAGCTCGTGCGGGATCTGCGGCACAGCCTCCATCGAGGCCGTGCGTAAGTCCTCTCACTTTGACGCCGCGGGTGACAACGTCAGGCTGCCCCTGCAGATGCTGGCGGAGCTGCCGGACCGGCTGCGGGAGGGACAGAAAGTCTTCGACCGCACCGGTGGCGTACATGCAGCCGGACTGTTCAGCGCGGAGGGTGAGCTGTTGTGCCTGCGCGAGGACGTGGGCAGGCACAACGCCGTAGACAAGGTGGTTGGATGGGCGCTGCGGGCAGGAATGCTTCCCCTGCGCGGCGCCGTACTCCAGGTCTCCGGACGGGCATCCTTTGAACTGGTGCAGAAGGCCCAGCTCGCCGGCATTCCCGTATTGGCCGCCGTCAGCGCACCGTCCGCCCTCTCCGTAGAGCTGGCCAAGGATGCAGGGATGACCCTGATCGGCTTCAGCAGGGGCAGTTCCCTGAACTGCTATTCCGCTCCGGAGCGGATTGTCGCTCCGGTGCCTGCCGCGCTCTGA